A DNA window from Hydrogenophaga taeniospiralis contains the following coding sequences:
- a CDS encoding GTP pyrophosphokinase family protein: protein MNEQEILERWEKESPFYKAWADLIGQKIEERLLPRIEPTPLSYFLKVEMKPRLKGNTSLIDKALYRSKPYKDPYDDITDKVGMRYVVLLTSHIKEFESIIESQECAAFWFWSKDKDYEAEKLSKPLEFAYQSVHYVLRPQPGLAIDGQPLPEGVACEVQIRTLLQHAHSELTHDTIYKPKTNAQPSVKRTVAKSMALIEATDEFFEQAMTDLAKANAPQHQLLEYLSTAYKNGTGITPGQERSNQLVVDALMELLPENPVDRIEEFLVSKNYIFDRIKEQKGQRHFFNQPAVLLAYFLSDKSPAQTRDIWPIDSNDLAKVFSDLGKKFE from the coding sequence GTGAACGAGCAAGAAATCCTTGAACGATGGGAGAAGGAGTCCCCGTTCTACAAGGCATGGGCCGACCTCATCGGTCAAAAAATCGAAGAGCGGCTGCTGCCCCGTATCGAGCCCACACCACTGAGCTACTTTTTGAAGGTGGAGATGAAGCCGCGCCTCAAAGGCAACACGAGCTTGATCGACAAGGCCCTCTACCGCAGCAAGCCCTATAAGGACCCATACGACGACATCACGGACAAAGTGGGCATGCGGTATGTGGTGCTGCTGACCTCACACATCAAGGAGTTTGAATCGATCATCGAGAGCCAAGAATGCGCAGCGTTTTGGTTCTGGTCCAAGGACAAGGATTACGAGGCTGAGAAGCTCTCCAAGCCTCTCGAATTCGCGTATCAGTCCGTGCACTACGTGCTGCGGCCACAACCTGGCCTCGCTATCGATGGACAACCGCTGCCCGAAGGAGTCGCATGTGAGGTGCAGATCCGCACGCTCTTGCAGCACGCTCACAGTGAGCTGACACACGACACGATCTACAAGCCAAAGACCAACGCTCAACCTTCGGTCAAACGTACGGTTGCAAAAAGCATGGCCTTGATCGAGGCCACGGACGAGTTCTTTGAGCAGGCGATGACGGATCTGGCCAAGGCGAATGCACCACAGCATCAGCTCTTGGAGTACCTCTCTACTGCTTATAAAAACGGCACGGGCATTACCCCCGGACAAGAGCGATCCAACCAGTTGGTAGTTGACGCCCTCATGGAGCTACTTCCAGAAAATCCTGTCGATCGAATCGAGGAGTTCTTGGTCTCCAAGAACTACATTTTTGATCGGATTAAAGAGCAAAAAGGGCAGCGGCACTTTTTCAATCAACCCGCCGTGCTTCTAGCGTATTTTCTTTCCGACAAGTCGCCTGCCCAAACACGCGATATCTGGCCCATAGACTCAAATGATCTAGCCAAGGTTTTTAGCGATCTTGGTAAAAAATTTGAATGA
- a CDS encoding IS5 family transposase has translation MKQMSLGESGFERKTKRTRKREFLDEMNLVVPWAELVSLIAPHAPAPGAKGGRPPFAVETMLRIHFIQQWFNLSDPAMEEALYDMVLFREFVGLDAGEDNLPDESTILRFRHLLEAHNLSLQILATVNATLAAKGLLLKSGTVVDATLIAAPSSTKNSSGERDPEMHQTKKGNQWHFGMKAHIGVDADSGLVHTVVGTAANVNDVTQAHALVHGDETDVFADSGYQGVGKRQETQEIKVNWHVAMRPGKRKVLDKSTPMGAILDQLEQAKARIRAKVEHPFRVIKRQFGHVKVRYRGLAKNTAQLHTLFALSNLWMVRRTLLQEMRG, from the coding sequence ATGAAGCAAATGAGCCTGGGCGAGAGCGGATTCGAGCGCAAGACCAAGCGCACGCGCAAGCGCGAGTTCCTCGACGAGATGAACCTGGTCGTGCCGTGGGCCGAGCTGGTTTCGCTGATCGCGCCGCACGCACCGGCTCCTGGCGCCAAGGGCGGTCGCCCACCGTTTGCGGTCGAGACCATGCTGCGCATCCACTTCATCCAACAGTGGTTCAACCTCTCGGACCCGGCGATGGAAGAGGCGCTGTACGACATGGTGCTGTTTCGCGAGTTCGTGGGCCTGGATGCCGGCGAAGACAACCTGCCTGACGAGAGCACCATCCTGCGCTTTCGCCACCTGCTCGAAGCCCACAACCTGAGCTTGCAGATCCTGGCTACCGTCAACGCCACGCTGGCGGCCAAGGGATTGCTTTTGAAGAGCGGCACGGTGGTCGATGCCACGCTGATCGCTGCACCGAGCTCGACCAAGAACAGCAGCGGCGAGCGCGACCCCGAGATGCACCAGACCAAGAAAGGCAACCAGTGGCACTTCGGGATGAAAGCGCACATTGGGGTCGATGCGGACTCGGGCCTAGTGCACACGGTGGTGGGCACGGCGGCCAACGTCAACGATGTGACGCAGGCGCACGCGCTGGTGCACGGAGACGAAACCGATGTCTTCGCCGACTCGGGCTATCAAGGCGTGGGCAAGCGGCAAGAGACTCAAGAGATCAAGGTCAACTGGCATGTGGCGATGCGACCGGGCAAGCGCAAGGTGCTGGACAAGAGCACGCCGATGGGTGCGATCCTGGACCAACTGGAGCAGGCCAAGGCGCGCATCCGGGCCAAGGTTGAACACCCGTTCCGGGTGATCAAGCGCCAGTTCGGGCATGTGAAGGTGCGCTACCGGGGATTGGCCAAGAACACCGCGCAGTTGCACACGCTGTTTGCGCTGTCCAATCTGTGGATGGTGCGGCGCACGTTGCTGCAGGAGATGCGGGGATGA
- a CDS encoding DUF3422 family protein, with translation MDTTSTGAATPHRLPASDPQRELLHNEVHARPPARIRLPTLVTYVAVFNEDVTREQECEQLRRLPGQDALTVDDLQGNFLRLRLPGYTLKWERHTEFTRYSIVQALPEGCGLGTREPDLLSHIATPPGWLQTIPGRTFAAIQLAMVVGELHPLSDGLAQARTWLGEHTVVASLMGNNGHSVAVTDFWLRPGGFERMLVIAPEDTSETRAGRIVSRLFELETYRLMALRALPVVKQLAPLLAASERQLADITAQLQNKSASDQALLDTLVSLAGGVERATAENIYRFSATRAYDTLVAQRIAELRERPIQGTQTLGEFMQRRLSPAMATVAATAQRLASLSERVTRTSALLRTRVDIATEEQNQQLLAKLTKGQELQLRLQSTVEGLSIAAISYYVISLLLYLGKAGKAVGLPINPEMAAGALIPLVLWAVWRTTKRIHEKLHAGH, from the coding sequence ATGGACACCACCTCCACCGGCGCCGCCACCCCCCACCGCCTGCCCGCCAGCGACCCGCAGCGCGAGCTGCTGCACAACGAGGTGCACGCGCGCCCGCCCGCGCGCATCCGCCTGCCCACGCTGGTCACCTACGTGGCGGTCTTCAACGAGGACGTGACGCGCGAACAGGAGTGTGAACAGCTGCGCCGGCTGCCCGGGCAGGACGCGCTCACCGTGGACGATCTGCAGGGCAACTTCCTGCGGTTGCGCCTGCCTGGCTACACGCTCAAGTGGGAGCGCCACACCGAGTTCACCCGCTACTCCATCGTGCAGGCGCTGCCCGAGGGCTGCGGCCTGGGCACCCGCGAGCCCGACCTGCTCTCGCACATCGCCACGCCCCCGGGCTGGCTGCAGACCATTCCCGGGCGCACCTTCGCCGCCATCCAGCTCGCCATGGTGGTCGGCGAGCTCCACCCGCTGAGCGACGGGCTGGCGCAGGCCCGCACCTGGCTGGGCGAGCACACCGTGGTGGCGTCGCTCATGGGCAACAACGGCCACTCGGTGGCCGTGACCGACTTCTGGCTGCGGCCCGGCGGCTTCGAGCGCATGCTGGTGATCGCGCCCGAGGACACCTCCGAAACGCGCGCCGGGCGCATCGTCTCGCGGCTGTTCGAGCTCGAAACCTACCGCCTCATGGCCCTGCGCGCCCTGCCCGTGGTCAAGCAGCTCGCCCCGCTGCTCGCGGCCTCCGAGCGGCAGCTGGCCGACATCACGGCCCAGCTGCAGAACAAGAGCGCGTCCGACCAGGCGCTGCTCGACACCCTGGTCTCGCTGGCCGGCGGCGTGGAGCGCGCCACGGCCGAAAACATCTACCGCTTCTCGGCCACCCGCGCCTACGACACCCTGGTGGCCCAGCGCATCGCCGAACTGCGCGAACGGCCCATCCAGGGCACGCAGACCCTGGGCGAGTTCATGCAGCGCCGGCTCTCGCCGGCCATGGCCACCGTGGCCGCCACGGCGCAGCGCCTGGCCTCGCTCTCCGAACGCGTCACCCGCACCAGCGCGCTGCTGCGCACCCGGGTGGACATCGCCACCGAAGAGCAGAACCAGCAACTGCTGGCCAAGCTCACCAAAGGGCAGGAACTGCAGCTGCGGCTGCAGAGCACGGTGGAAGGCCTGTCCATCGCGGCGATCTCGTACTACGTGATCAGCCTGCTGCTCTACCTGGGCAAGGCCGGCAAGGCCGTGGGCCTGCCGATCAACCCCGAGATGGCCGCCGGGGCCTTGATCCCGCTGGTGCTGTGGGCGGTGTGGCGCACCACCAAGCGCATCCACGAGAAGCTGCACGCGGGGCACTGA
- a CDS encoding DUF4395 domain-containing protein: MNNLFQFGETVDGYPVRVVNERTVRAAAGLLFFPAVVSFMNALLTANYQPTRLFVIVFLIDMTLRMLNPRWAPSMIVGGWIVRHQTPEWVGAPQKRFAWGLGLLLGIAMLYLMVLNRFMGPVNMLVCASCLTLMFFETAFGICLGCKLYNVFNREKAQLCPGGVCEVPARRPGWGIALPQAAVLVLFVGALTLAKGWVDETGPLGGFDDMATLEDMGLKPVAGAPTDPKAEAERCQVPAFAKAIGHEATWKQHNGCS, translated from the coding sequence ATGAATAACCTGTTCCAGTTTGGCGAAACCGTGGACGGCTACCCGGTGCGCGTGGTCAACGAGCGCACGGTGCGCGCCGCCGCCGGCCTGCTGTTCTTCCCCGCCGTGGTGTCCTTCATGAACGCCCTGCTCACGGCCAACTACCAGCCCACGCGCCTGTTCGTGATCGTGTTCCTGATCGACATGACGCTGCGCATGCTCAACCCGCGCTGGGCGCCCAGCATGATCGTGGGCGGCTGGATCGTGCGCCACCAGACGCCCGAATGGGTGGGCGCGCCGCAAAAGCGCTTCGCCTGGGGCCTGGGCCTGCTGCTGGGCATCGCCATGCTGTACCTGATGGTGCTCAACCGCTTCATGGGCCCGGTGAACATGCTGGTCTGCGCCAGCTGCCTGACGCTGATGTTCTTCGAGACCGCCTTCGGCATCTGCCTGGGCTGCAAGCTCTACAACGTCTTCAACCGCGAGAAAGCACAGCTCTGCCCTGGCGGCGTGTGCGAGGTGCCGGCCCGGCGCCCAGGCTGGGGCATCGCCCTGCCCCAGGCGGCCGTGCTGGTGCTGTTCGTGGGCGCCCTCACGCTGGCCAAGGGCTGGGTGGACGAGACCGGCCCGCTGGGTGGCTTCGACGACATGGCGACGCTGGAGGACATGGGTCTCAAGCCCGTGGCCGGTGCGCCCACCGACCCCAAGGCGGAAGCCGAACGCTGCCAGGTGCCGGCCTTCGCCAAGGCGATCGGCCACGAAGCGACCTGGAAGCAGCACAACGGGTGCAGCTGA
- a CDS encoding ABC transporter ATP-binding protein has translation MAVPTPAAGGSATHDLDIQAVRKRYGAFAAVDDLSFSVRRGSFFSILGPSGCGKTTLLRMVAGFIAPDAGDIVIKGASMRGVAPNRRPVNMVFQHLALFPMMSVGENIAYGLERRGIKGAAAKAKVTDMLQRVGLPGSEGKRIDQLSGGQKQRVAIARSLVLEPALLLLDEPLGALDLKLREHMKVELKQLQAEVGTTFVYITHDQSEALVMSDQVAVMNHGRFEQLGTPQQLYYQPQTAFVAGFVGNNNRFEGTIESRNGEQVLLRTASGMGLWSQRVGTLDVGQSATVFIRPEAIEIGRSPRELPEGAPAWSAGVQSVLFDGGNSTVQVLEHRSQTPLHIALPLTGRLADLQHGETVHFAYQPAQAWCFAA, from the coding sequence GTGGCGGTGCCGACACCGGCCGCGGGCGGCTCCGCCACGCACGATCTCGACATCCAGGCCGTGCGCAAACGCTATGGCGCGTTTGCGGCGGTGGATGACCTGAGCTTTTCCGTGCGGCGGGGCTCGTTCTTCTCCATCCTCGGCCCCTCGGGCTGCGGCAAGACCACGCTGCTGCGCATGGTGGCGGGCTTCATCGCCCCCGATGCAGGCGACATCGTGATCAAGGGCGCGTCCATGCGCGGCGTGGCGCCCAACCGGCGCCCGGTCAACATGGTGTTCCAGCACCTCGCGCTGTTCCCCATGATGAGCGTGGGCGAGAACATCGCCTATGGTCTGGAGCGCCGCGGCATCAAAGGTGCCGCTGCCAAGGCCAAGGTGACCGACATGCTCCAGCGCGTGGGCCTGCCCGGCAGCGAAGGCAAGCGCATCGACCAGCTCTCGGGCGGGCAGAAGCAGCGCGTGGCCATCGCGCGCTCGCTGGTGCTGGAGCCCGCGCTGCTGCTGCTCGATGAACCGCTGGGCGCGCTCGACCTCAAGCTGCGCGAGCACATGAAGGTGGAGCTCAAACAACTGCAGGCCGAGGTCGGAACCACCTTCGTCTACATCACGCACGACCAGTCGGAAGCGCTGGTCATGTCCGACCAGGTCGCCGTGATGAACCACGGCCGCTTCGAGCAACTGGGCACGCCGCAGCAGCTGTATTACCAGCCGCAGACCGCGTTCGTGGCGGGCTTTGTGGGCAACAACAACCGCTTCGAGGGGACCATCGAATCGCGCAACGGCGAGCAGGTGCTGCTGCGCACGGCCAGTGGCATGGGCCTGTGGTCGCAGCGTGTGGGCACGCTGGATGTTGGCCAGTCGGCCACCGTGTTCATCCGGCCCGAAGCCATCGAGATCGGGCGCAGCCCGCGCGAGCTGCCCGAGGGCGCTCCCGCCTGGAGCGCCGGCGTGCAGAGCGTGTTGTTCGATGGCGGCAACTCCACCGTGCAGGTGCTCGAACACCGGAGCCAGACGCCGCTGCACATCGCGCTGCCCCTCACCGGCCGCCTGGCCGATCTGCAGCACGGTGAAACGGTGCATTTCGCCTACCAGCCCGCACAGGCCTGGTGCTTTGCGGCCTGA
- the petA gene encoding ubiquinol-cytochrome c reductase iron-sulfur subunit, with translation MSTHTFPSLAPDAAGHDAERRTWLRLATSLGGVATVGVAVPFVANFAPSERAKAQGAPVEVDISDVAPGGLKTVEWRGKPVWILRRTPDMLAALEQTADLADPASEREQQPPYAANNVRSVKPEVLVVVGICTHLGCSPTNQPASSDNPSLPAGWKGGFFCPCHGSTFDYAGRVFRNKPAPSNLEVPPYRFLADNRLLIGEDGQA, from the coding sequence ATGAGCACCCACACCTTTCCTTCGCTGGCCCCCGATGCGGCCGGACACGACGCCGAGCGCCGCACCTGGCTGCGGCTCGCCACCTCGCTCGGTGGCGTGGCCACGGTGGGCGTGGCCGTGCCATTCGTGGCCAATTTCGCGCCCAGCGAGCGCGCCAAGGCGCAGGGCGCGCCGGTCGAGGTCGACATCAGCGACGTCGCCCCCGGCGGCCTGAAGACGGTGGAATGGCGGGGCAAGCCGGTGTGGATCCTGCGGCGCACGCCCGACATGCTGGCCGCGCTCGAACAGACGGCCGATCTGGCCGACCCGGCGTCGGAGCGGGAACAGCAGCCTCCCTACGCCGCCAACAACGTGCGCTCCGTGAAGCCCGAGGTGCTGGTGGTGGTGGGCATCTGCACCCACCTGGGTTGCTCCCCGACCAACCAGCCCGCCAGTTCGGACAACCCGAGCCTGCCGGCCGGCTGGAAGGGCGGTTTCTTCTGCCCCTGCCACGGCTCGACCTTCGATTACGCCGGTCGGGTGTTCCGCAACAAGCCGGCCCCCAGCAACCTGGAAGTGCCGCCCTACCGGTTCCTGGCCGACAACCGCTTGTTGATCGGTGAGGACGGCCAGGCCTGA
- a CDS encoding glutathione S-transferase family protein: MTFPMTPTITAFERSPDRGKGLARDMRVRWALEEAGQAYEVRLVSFSAMKEPAHRALHPFGQIPTYEEGDLVLFESGAIVFHVAQRHAGLLPGDANARARAITWMFAALNTVEPPILELQNARLLESDKPWSEQRLPLVEGRVRVRLGELSARLGRADWLDGGFSAGDLMMVAVLLRLKPSGMLDDYPNLFAYVARGEARPAYQRAFDAQRAVFTGKPPTGR; the protein is encoded by the coding sequence ATGACCTTTCCAATGACCCCCACCATCACCGCCTTTGAACGGTCGCCCGATCGTGGCAAGGGACTCGCGCGCGACATGCGCGTTCGCTGGGCGCTTGAAGAAGCGGGCCAAGCCTACGAGGTTCGTCTGGTTTCCTTCAGCGCCATGAAGGAGCCCGCGCATCGCGCGCTTCATCCGTTCGGGCAGATCCCGACCTACGAAGAAGGCGATCTTGTCCTCTTCGAATCGGGGGCGATCGTGTTCCATGTTGCGCAACGCCACGCAGGCCTGCTGCCTGGCGATGCGAATGCCCGGGCGCGCGCGATCACATGGATGTTTGCCGCGCTCAACACGGTTGAGCCGCCGATCCTTGAACTCCAGAACGCCAGGCTCCTGGAGAGCGACAAGCCCTGGTCCGAACAGCGCCTGCCGCTCGTCGAGGGCCGCGTCCGTGTTCGGCTGGGCGAACTTTCCGCTCGCCTGGGGCGTGCCGACTGGCTCGATGGTGGATTCAGCGCGGGCGACCTGATGATGGTGGCGGTGCTGCTCAGGTTGAAACCATCGGGAATGCTGGACGACTACCCAAACCTTTTCGCCTACGTGGCCCGCGGAGAAGCGCGCCCTGCCTACCAGCGCGCTTTCGACGCCCAACGGGCGGTTTTCACCGGCAAACCACCGACCGGCCGATGA
- the mnmA gene encoding tRNA 2-thiouridine(34) synthase MnmA, with translation MANKQRVVVGLSGGVDSAVSAHLLKQQGYEVIGIFMKNWEDDDNSEYCSSNIDFVDAASVADVLGIEIEHVNFAAEYKDRVFAEFLREYSAGRTPNPDILCNAEIKFKAFLDHAMRLGAEKIATGHYARVRLNEATGKHELLKGLDPLKDQSYFLHRLNQAQLSKTLFPVGELPKTEVRRIAAQIGLPNAKKKDSTGICFIGERPFRDFLNRYIAKEPGPIKDPNGRTIGKHVGLSFYTLGQRQGLGIGGIREKGAQKGGNEHQPWFVARKDMEKNILWVVQGHDHPWLLSPSLRAEDLSWVAGEAPQVADIAAKTRYRQADAPCTLQTDATGITLHFTEPQWAVTPGQSAVLYDGEVCLGGGVITTEAANAPT, from the coding sequence ATGGCAAACAAACAGCGTGTGGTGGTGGGTTTGAGCGGGGGCGTGGACTCCGCGGTGAGCGCGCACCTGCTCAAGCAGCAGGGCTACGAGGTCATCGGCATCTTCATGAAGAACTGGGAGGACGATGACAACAGCGAGTACTGTTCGTCCAACATCGACTTCGTGGACGCCGCCTCGGTGGCCGACGTGCTGGGCATCGAGATCGAACACGTCAATTTCGCCGCCGAGTACAAGGACCGCGTGTTCGCCGAGTTCCTGCGCGAGTACTCGGCCGGGCGCACGCCCAACCCCGACATCCTGTGCAACGCCGAGATCAAGTTCAAGGCTTTCCTGGACCACGCGATGCGCCTGGGTGCCGAGAAGATCGCGACCGGGCACTACGCCCGTGTCCGGCTGAATGAAGCCACCGGAAAACACGAACTGCTCAAGGGCCTGGACCCGCTGAAGGACCAGAGCTACTTTCTGCACCGGCTGAACCAGGCGCAGCTGAGCAAGACGCTGTTCCCGGTGGGTGAGCTGCCCAAGACCGAGGTGCGCCGCATCGCCGCACAGATCGGCCTGCCCAACGCGAAGAAAAAGGACAGCACCGGCATCTGCTTCATCGGCGAGCGGCCGTTCCGCGATTTCCTGAACCGCTACATCGCCAAGGAACCGGGGCCAATCAAGGACCCGAACGGCCGCACCATCGGGAAACACGTGGGCCTGTCGTTCTACACGCTGGGCCAGCGCCAGGGCCTGGGGATCGGAGGGATCCGTGAAAAGGGCGCGCAGAAGGGCGGCAACGAGCACCAGCCCTGGTTCGTCGCGCGCAAGGACATGGAAAAGAACATCCTCTGGGTGGTGCAGGGCCACGACCACCCCTGGCTGCTCTCGCCCAGCCTGCGCGCCGAAGACCTGAGCTGGGTCGCGGGCGAGGCGCCGCAGGTCGCAGACATCGCGGCCAAGACGCGCTACCGCCAGGCCGACGCACCCTGCACGCTGCAGACCGACGCCACCGGCATCACGCTGCATTTCACCGAGCCGCAATGGGCGGTGACGCCCGGCCAGAGCGCCGTGCTGTACGACGGCGAGGTCTGCCTGGGCGGTGGTGTGATCACGACCGAGGCAGCCAACGCGCCCACCTGA
- a CDS encoding extracellular solute-binding protein: MKNKLSTLVLATLVLAAGGAQAQEKTLRLLTWGGYVPKDVMEQFTKETGFKVEVTTSNNEEMISKLRATAGAGFDLAQPSQDRIAGPQTEFKIYKPLDLSKIKADLFIPSMLDATKKNTTVGGKVYGLPHIWGTDGLVVNTKTSKAADYADLCAAENAGKVSMRLKRPTLIAMAFASGKDPFALYGDAKAYSALMDDMGKKLTECKKNVKFYWDGKDQLLAGIRSGELTTAMMWDTGGWELNKANPDVKFIAPKSGALGWVDTFAIPAKGKNDAAAYAWINFNMRPEIAAKVASSAGNFTASKGADQMMDPVLKKQFADSFPEAALKNIKWYPAVPAGIEDIEGRVLDRVKAAQ, translated from the coding sequence ATGAAGAACAAGTTGTCCACCCTCGTTCTGGCCACACTGGTGTTGGCCGCCGGCGGCGCCCAGGCGCAAGAGAAAACCCTGCGCCTGCTGACCTGGGGCGGTTATGTGCCCAAGGACGTGATGGAGCAGTTCACCAAGGAAACCGGTTTCAAGGTCGAGGTGACCACCTCCAACAACGAAGAGATGATCTCCAAGCTGCGCGCCACCGCGGGCGCCGGCTTCGACCTCGCCCAGCCCAGCCAGGACCGCATCGCCGGCCCGCAGACCGAGTTCAAGATCTACAAGCCGCTGGATCTTTCGAAGATCAAGGCCGATCTGTTCATCCCGTCCATGCTCGACGCGACGAAGAAAAACACCACGGTCGGCGGCAAGGTCTACGGCCTGCCGCACATCTGGGGCACCGACGGCCTGGTGGTCAACACCAAGACCTCCAAGGCCGCCGATTACGCCGACCTGTGCGCGGCCGAAAACGCCGGCAAGGTCAGCATGCGCCTGAAGCGCCCGACGCTGATCGCCATGGCCTTCGCCTCCGGCAAGGATCCGTTTGCCCTCTACGGCGACGCCAAGGCCTACAGCGCGCTGATGGACGACATGGGCAAGAAGCTCACCGAGTGCAAGAAAAACGTGAAGTTCTACTGGGACGGCAAGGACCAGTTGCTCGCCGGCATCCGCTCGGGGGAACTCACCACGGCCATGATGTGGGACACCGGCGGCTGGGAGCTCAACAAGGCCAACCCCGACGTGAAATTCATCGCGCCGAAGTCGGGCGCGCTGGGCTGGGTGGACACCTTCGCCATCCCCGCCAAAGGCAAGAACGACGCCGCCGCCTACGCCTGGATCAACTTCAACATGCGCCCCGAGATCGCCGCCAAGGTGGCGTCCTCGGCCGGCAACTTCACCGCCAGCAAGGGCGCCGACCAGATGATGGACCCGGTGCTCAAGAAACAGTTCGCCGACAGCTTCCCCGAAGCCGCGCTGAAGAACATCAAGTGGTACCCGGCCGTGCCGGCCGGCATCGAAGACATCGAAGGCCGCGTGCTCGACCGCGTCAAGGCCGCTCAGTAA
- a CDS encoding dioxygenase, whose product MPRLPTLFISHGSPTFAIEPGLAGPALTVLSKTLPRPKAVLVVSPHWMTREPRVSTSAAPQTVHDFGGFPPALYQLQYLAPGAPAVAQRAVEVLRAAGWAVEAAPQQGLDHGAWVPLLYLFPQADVPVFQVSLPARLDGARAYTFGQALAPLAEEGVLIIGSGSLTHNLHEVRFDAPDARAETYAAEFVAWIHQTLGQRDHARLQQTMAVAPHAQRAHPTAEHLWPLMVAAGAAGAEAPATRIDGGITHGVLSMDAYLFGAVPDAAAAALAT is encoded by the coding sequence ATGCCCCGACTGCCCACGCTCTTCATCTCCCACGGCTCACCCACCTTCGCCATCGAACCCGGCCTGGCCGGCCCGGCGCTCACCGTTTTGAGCAAGACGTTGCCGCGCCCGAAGGCCGTGCTGGTGGTCTCGCCGCACTGGATGACGCGCGAGCCGCGCGTGTCCACCAGCGCCGCGCCGCAGACCGTGCACGATTTCGGTGGTTTCCCGCCGGCGCTCTACCAGTTGCAATACCTCGCGCCGGGTGCGCCAGCGGTGGCGCAGCGGGCCGTCGAGGTGCTGCGCGCCGCGGGCTGGGCGGTCGAGGCGGCCCCGCAGCAGGGGCTGGACCACGGCGCCTGGGTGCCGCTGCTGTACCTGTTCCCGCAGGCCGATGTGCCGGTGTTTCAGGTGTCGCTGCCGGCGCGGCTGGACGGCGCGCGCGCCTACACCTTTGGGCAGGCGCTGGCGCCGCTGGCCGAGGAGGGCGTGTTGATCATCGGCTCGGGCAGCCTGACCCACAACCTCCACGAAGTGCGCTTCGACGCACCCGACGCCCGCGCGGAAACCTACGCGGCTGAGTTCGTCGCCTGGATCCACCAGACCCTGGGTCAGCGCGACCACGCGCGCCTGCAGCAGACTATGGCGGTGGCGCCCCACGCGCAGCGCGCCCACCCCACGGCCGAACACCTGTGGCCGCTGATGGTGGCCGCCGGTGCGGCGGGCGCCGAAGCGCCGGCCACGCGCATCGACGGCGGCATCACCCACGGCGTGTTGTCCATGGACGCGTACCTGTTCGGTGCGGTGCCCGACGCGGCTGCCGCTGCGCTGGCGACCTGA
- a CDS encoding VOC family protein: MTSKNTICLWYDGTALDAASFYAETFPDSAVGAVYRAPGDYPSGKQGDVLTVEFTVMGIPCLGLNGGPAFKHSEAFSFQVATDDQAETDRLWNAIVGNGGQESACGWCKDKWGLSWQITPRALTAAIADPDPAAAKRSFEAMMEMRKIDIAAIEAARRG, from the coding sequence ATGACCAGCAAGAACACGATTTGTCTCTGGTACGACGGCACCGCGCTGGATGCCGCGAGCTTCTATGCCGAAACCTTTCCGGACAGCGCGGTGGGCGCGGTCTATCGTGCGCCGGGCGACTATCCCTCGGGCAAGCAGGGCGATGTCCTGACGGTGGAGTTCACAGTGATGGGCATCCCTTGCCTCGGCCTGAACGGGGGCCCGGCGTTCAAGCACAGCGAAGCGTTCTCGTTCCAGGTCGCGACCGACGATCAGGCCGAAACGGACCGCTTGTGGAACGCGATTGTCGGCAACGGTGGTCAGGAAAGCGCGTGCGGCTGGTGCAAGGACAAATGGGGGCTGTCGTGGCAGATCACCCCCCGCGCCTTGACGGCCGCGATCGCCGATCCCGATCCGGCGGCGGCCAAGCGCTCGTTCGAAGCCATGATGGAGATGAGAAAGATCGACATCGCCGCGATCGAAGCGGCCCGACGCGGCTGA